One Aphelocoma coerulescens isolate FSJ_1873_10779 chromosome 5, UR_Acoe_1.0, whole genome shotgun sequence DNA segment encodes these proteins:
- the AP5M1 gene encoding AP-5 complex subunit mu-1 isoform X1 codes for MALRALWLLRHDPAAGGAVLFSRRYPTVELRAETFNGSTHVPVPSDSAFLKALLFELRLVDDHVFVEQRDTCTRISHSSVYSVPTAAGELWPVLAFHKSGLIYACVPLVEGTLEPRPPLLSISGLSQGLALLLGIMDYISPSRKNEAEMNAKIGQLRNLLIQACPLGTPLNTNIRSLNSSFEDIQEMPVDKDQPAWRSSTYKGKPQVNVCITEKVKCMQYDQRDVVDTWQVYGAVNCKCDIEGSAPNVTLSLNLPTNAPPLQDIVVHHCVTSVDPAMLMSTSAEPLHDAVYNGPYKFPFIPPSDSFNLCYYTSQVPVPPILGCYQLVEEGSQIKITVNLKLHESIKNSFEYCEARIPFFNRGPIAQLEYKVSYGQLDLSREKSLLVWVIGQKFPKSLEVSLTGTVSFGTAGKEHPTDYVCTGSTAYVKLYFRVPDFTLTGCYVDQHSVQIFVPGKPKITASRELISSDYYIWNSKAPAPMVYKPLLD; via the exons ATGGCCCTGCGGGCGCTGTGGCTCCTCAGGCACGAccccgcggccggcggcgccGTGCTCTTCTCCAG ACGTTACCCCACGGTTGAGCTGCGCGCCGAGACCTTCAACGGCTCCACGCACGTCCCTGTGCCCTCGGACAGCGCCTTCCTCAAAGCCCTGCTCTTTGAGCTGAGGCTGGTGGATGACCACGTTTTCGTGGAGCAGCGGGACACCTGCACCCGGATCAGTCACTCCTCCGTGTATTCCGTGCCCACCGCCGCGGGGGAGCTCTGGCCCGTGCTGGCCTTCCACAAGAGCGGCCTCATCTACGCCTGTGTCCCGCTGGTGGAGGGCACCTTGGAGCCAAGGCCACCGCTCCTCAGCATCAGTGGGCTCTCCCAGGGACTGGCTCTGTTGTTAGGAATTATGGACTACATCTCTCCCAGCCGGAAAAACGAGGCTGAGATGAACGCAAAGATAGGGCAGCTCCGAAATCTGCTGATCCAGGCCTGTCCCCTGGGCACCCCCCTGAACACCAACATCCGCAGCCTGAACAGCTCCTTCGAGGACATCCAGGAGATGCCTGTGGATAAGGATCAGCCAGCTTGGAGATCCAGTACCTACAAGGGCAAACCTCAGGTTAATGTCTGCATCACTGAGAAGGTCAAGTGTATGCAGTATGACCAGAGGGATGTGGTGGACACATGGCAAGTTTATGGAGCTGTGAACTGCAAG TGTGACATAGAGGGGTCTGCACCAAATGTCACCCTCAGCCTGAACCTCCCAACAAACGCACCCCCGCTCCAAGACATCGTGGTCCATCACTGTGTGACTTCTGTGGACCCTGCCATGCTGATGTCCACCAGTGCCGAGCCTCTGCATGATGCTGTGTACAATGGACCTTACAAATTCCCTTTCATTCCTCCTTCAGATTCCTTCAACCTGTGTTACTACACTTCCCAG GTTCCTGTTCCACCAATTTTGGGATGTTACCAACTTGTTGAAGAGGGATCACAGATAAAAATAACAGTTAATTTAAAGCTCCATGAAAGCATAAAGAATTCTTTTGAGTACTGTGAAGCTCGTATACCTTTCTTCAACAG GGGCCCAATTGCTCAGTTAGAGTACAAAGTTAGTTATGGCCAACTGGATTTGTCCCGGGAGAAGAGCCTCCTGGTTTGGGTCATTG GACAGAAGTTCCCCAAATCTTTGGAAGTTTCCCTGACTGGAACTGTGTCTTTCGGCACCGCAGGCAAAGAGCACCCGACTGATTATGtgtgcactgggagcactgcttATGTAAAA CTGTATTTTAGGGTCCCAGACTTTACACTTACTGGATGTTATGTAGACCAGCATTCTGTTCAGATCTTTGTCCCGGGGAAGCCCAAAATTACTGCAT ccCGGGAGCTGATTTCTTCTGATTACTACATCTGGAATTCCAAAGCACCAGCACCTATGGTGTACAAACCCTTACTTGACTAA
- the AP5M1 gene encoding AP-5 complex subunit mu-1 isoform X2, whose amino-acid sequence MALRALWLLRHDPAAGGAVLFSRRYPTVELRAETFNGSTHVPVPSDSAFLKALLFELRLVDDHVFVEQRDTCTRISHSSVYSVPTAAGELWPVLAFHKSGLIYACVPLVEGTLEPRPPLLSISGLSQGLALLLGIMDYISPSRKNEAEMNAKIGQLRNLLIQACPLGTPLNTNIRSLNSSFEDIQEMPVDKDQPAWRSSTYKGKPQVNVCITEKVKCMQYDQRDVVDTWQVYGAVNCKCDIEGSAPNVTLSLNLPTNAPPLQDIVVHHCVTSVDPAMLMSTSAEPLHDAVYNGPYKFPFIPPSDSFNLCYYTSQVPVPPILGCYQLVEEGSQIKITVNLKLHESIKNSFEYCEARIPFFNRGPIAQLEYKVSYGQLDLSREKSLLVWVIDAVSPFRTEVPQIFGSFPDWNCVFRHRRQRAPD is encoded by the exons ATGGCCCTGCGGGCGCTGTGGCTCCTCAGGCACGAccccgcggccggcggcgccGTGCTCTTCTCCAG ACGTTACCCCACGGTTGAGCTGCGCGCCGAGACCTTCAACGGCTCCACGCACGTCCCTGTGCCCTCGGACAGCGCCTTCCTCAAAGCCCTGCTCTTTGAGCTGAGGCTGGTGGATGACCACGTTTTCGTGGAGCAGCGGGACACCTGCACCCGGATCAGTCACTCCTCCGTGTATTCCGTGCCCACCGCCGCGGGGGAGCTCTGGCCCGTGCTGGCCTTCCACAAGAGCGGCCTCATCTACGCCTGTGTCCCGCTGGTGGAGGGCACCTTGGAGCCAAGGCCACCGCTCCTCAGCATCAGTGGGCTCTCCCAGGGACTGGCTCTGTTGTTAGGAATTATGGACTACATCTCTCCCAGCCGGAAAAACGAGGCTGAGATGAACGCAAAGATAGGGCAGCTCCGAAATCTGCTGATCCAGGCCTGTCCCCTGGGCACCCCCCTGAACACCAACATCCGCAGCCTGAACAGCTCCTTCGAGGACATCCAGGAGATGCCTGTGGATAAGGATCAGCCAGCTTGGAGATCCAGTACCTACAAGGGCAAACCTCAGGTTAATGTCTGCATCACTGAGAAGGTCAAGTGTATGCAGTATGACCAGAGGGATGTGGTGGACACATGGCAAGTTTATGGAGCTGTGAACTGCAAG TGTGACATAGAGGGGTCTGCACCAAATGTCACCCTCAGCCTGAACCTCCCAACAAACGCACCCCCGCTCCAAGACATCGTGGTCCATCACTGTGTGACTTCTGTGGACCCTGCCATGCTGATGTCCACCAGTGCCGAGCCTCTGCATGATGCTGTGTACAATGGACCTTACAAATTCCCTTTCATTCCTCCTTCAGATTCCTTCAACCTGTGTTACTACACTTCCCAG GTTCCTGTTCCACCAATTTTGGGATGTTACCAACTTGTTGAAGAGGGATCACAGATAAAAATAACAGTTAATTTAAAGCTCCATGAAAGCATAAAGAATTCTTTTGAGTACTGTGAAGCTCGTATACCTTTCTTCAACAG GGGCCCAATTGCTCAGTTAGAGTACAAAGTTAGTTATGGCCAACTGGATTTGTCCCGGGAGAAGAGCCTCCTGGTTTGGGTCATTG ATGCTGTCTCTCCCTTTAGGACAGAAGTTCCCCAAATCTTTGGAAGTTTCCCTGACTGGAACTGTGTCTTTCGGCACCGCAGGCAAAGAGCACCCGACTGA